Proteins from a single region of Psychrobacter cryohalolentis K5:
- the pglX gene encoding BREX-1 system adenine-specific DNA-methyltransferase PglX gives METTKLKKFAQQARVTLIEQVATKLKFVRAEESLARRENPIAVKKLEELIKQQSEQEIVERIAYIWFNRFCALRFMDMNRYNRSLVVSAAADDTQPEVLALAKAGDIDERVVSEPVREQILNLLNGRAPSQNPEAEVYRLLLVAYCNQWHESMPFLFQRIDDYTELLMPDDLLSSSSVLTDMREAMPASACKDVEVIGWLYQFYISDKKDDVFARLKKNEKVTPENIPAATQLFTPHWIVRYLVENSLGRLWLLNHPESKLADSMEYYIKPADDNDDSDYLKVARPEDLKICDPACGSGHMLTYAFDLLYAIYEEQGYGAADIPSLILTHNLYGIEIDERAGELAAFALTMKARDRHRRFFNTDVRPNICVLEPISFDDDELDEYMDFIGRDIFTADLEETLRQFDEVDNFGSLIRPKLKNVAEILEQLEATDVSGQLFLGHTHQKVLKLLKQADYLSPQYHVVVANPPYMGGSGMNNRLKAWAKKEFPNSKSDLFAMFIERSLDLVCNQGLVAMITMHSWMFLSSFKELREQLLNQVTITSMAHLGSRAFDSIGGEVVQTTAFIMKKLSDLDYKGNYLRLVDGNSEFQKNRMILEISEEKKFNNLYQSSANDFKKIPGRPITYWISKPYIDCYDNGELIKDVFPAKLGMRTGDNAKWLRLWYETSLIKCSFSDLNSDQDIQLPKSWFPYNKGGEFRRWYGNNEFLVFWENDGYDIKEETLIKYPQLSWDNLGWKITNESDFFKKSLTWSFISSNSFGVRCSLGGAIFDVGGSSIFPEGDNYYLAAGYLCSKICFEFLKATNPTLNFQVVNINNLPWIQLDEENCKRVNELVKKLVEYSKFDWDSYETSWDFTTLTLLEEKYRKSNLADTYKGLRTHWQQMTNDMQHLEEENNRIFIDAYGLQDELTPDVPLKEMTLTSNPYYRYGGVKTDDELEALLLADTMRELISYAVGCMFGRYSLDKPGLILANQGDKIEQYFEQIPDPSFMPDKNNVIPILDDGWFSDDIVERFRKFIKVAFGEEQYESNMQFIEQSLGKNDKPRDIRDYFLKDFYDDHVKRYKKRPIYWLFTSGNFSALIYMHRYQPDTVSIVLNDYLREFRTKLNAYKDQLDTIKISSSQSQSEKTKAIKKLETTTKMITEMEEYERDVLYPLATKQIDIDLDDGVKVNYPKFGKALKKVTGLS, from the coding sequence ATGGAAACGACCAAACTCAAAAAATTTGCTCAACAGGCACGTGTCACTTTGATTGAGCAAGTCGCTACTAAGCTCAAATTTGTACGCGCAGAAGAAAGTTTAGCCAGACGTGAGAATCCTATCGCTGTTAAAAAGCTAGAGGAGCTAATCAAGCAGCAGTCCGAACAGGAAATCGTCGAGCGTATCGCATACATCTGGTTCAACCGTTTCTGTGCCCTTCGCTTCATGGATATGAATCGCTATAACCGCAGCCTCGTGGTCTCTGCTGCTGCCGATGATACTCAACCTGAAGTACTGGCGCTGGCAAAGGCTGGAGACATTGATGAGCGAGTGGTATCAGAACCAGTCCGTGAGCAAATCCTCAATCTGTTAAATGGCAGAGCGCCCAGTCAAAATCCTGAAGCAGAAGTTTATCGTCTGCTACTGGTCGCATACTGTAATCAATGGCATGAGTCCATGCCATTCTTATTCCAGCGTATCGACGACTATACAGAGTTGCTAATGCCTGATGACTTGCTGTCCAGTAGCTCAGTATTAACTGATATGCGTGAAGCCATGCCAGCAAGCGCTTGTAAAGACGTTGAAGTCATTGGTTGGTTGTATCAGTTTTACATATCAGATAAAAAAGATGATGTATTTGCAAGATTAAAGAAAAATGAGAAAGTGACACCAGAAAATATTCCAGCGGCTACTCAGCTATTCACGCCACATTGGATCGTACGTTATTTGGTAGAGAACTCGCTTGGGCGATTATGGTTGCTTAATCATCCAGAGTCCAAGTTAGCAGACAGCATGGAATACTATATAAAGCCTGCTGATGATAATGATGACTCTGATTATCTCAAGGTAGCGCGTCCAGAAGATCTTAAAATTTGCGATCCAGCATGTGGCTCAGGTCACATGCTGACTTATGCGTTTGATCTGCTATACGCGATCTATGAAGAGCAAGGCTATGGTGCAGCAGACATACCTTCGCTTATCTTAACGCATAACTTGTACGGTATTGAGATTGATGAACGAGCTGGTGAGTTGGCTGCTTTTGCATTGACTATGAAGGCAAGAGATCGTCATCGTCGATTCTTCAATACAGATGTGCGTCCAAATATCTGTGTGCTTGAGCCCATTAGTTTTGATGACGATGAGTTAGATGAGTATATGGACTTTATCGGCCGTGATATATTTACCGCTGACTTAGAGGAAACGCTGCGCCAGTTTGATGAGGTCGATAATTTTGGTTCTTTGATCAGACCAAAGCTAAAAAATGTTGCTGAAATTTTAGAGCAGTTGGAAGCGACTGATGTCTCAGGGCAGTTATTTTTAGGTCATACGCATCAAAAAGTGCTTAAGCTGTTAAAGCAGGCAGATTATTTAAGTCCGCAGTATCATGTCGTTGTTGCTAACCCGCCTTATATGGGTGGCAGTGGCATGAATAATCGATTAAAGGCATGGGCAAAGAAAGAGTTTCCAAATAGCAAGTCTGATTTATTTGCTATGTTCATTGAGCGAAGTCTTGATTTAGTTTGTAATCAAGGGTTAGTAGCTATGATAACTATGCATAGTTGGATGTTCTTATCTTCATTTAAAGAGTTGAGAGAACAGCTTCTTAATCAAGTTACGATAACTTCTATGGCTCATTTAGGCTCGAGAGCATTTGATAGTATTGGCGGAGAGGTAGTTCAAACAACAGCTTTTATTATGAAAAAATTGAGTGACCTTGACTATAAGGGAAATTACTTACGTTTAGTTGATGGTAATTCTGAATTTCAAAAAAACAGGATGATACTTGAAATTAGCGAGGAAAAGAAATTTAATAACCTATATCAATCTTCAGCCAACGATTTTAAGAAGATACCAGGAAGACCTATAACTTACTGGATCAGTAAGCCATATATAGACTGCTATGATAATGGTGAATTAATTAAGGATGTTTTTCCTGCAAAACTAGGCATGCGTACTGGCGATAATGCCAAATGGTTACGACTGTGGTATGAAACATCTTTAATCAAATGTAGCTTTTCTGATCTTAATTCTGACCAAGATATTCAACTACCAAAAAGCTGGTTTCCTTATAACAAAGGTGGTGAGTTTCGTCGCTGGTATGGTAACAATGAGTTTTTAGTTTTTTGGGAAAATGATGGTTATGATATTAAAGAAGAAACACTTATCAAGTATCCGCAGCTTAGCTGGGATAATCTAGGATGGAAAATCACTAATGAGTCAGATTTTTTTAAAAAATCATTAACATGGTCATTCATTAGCTCCAATAGTTTTGGTGTTCGATGTTCGTTAGGTGGGGCTATATTCGATGTAGGTGGATCAAGCATTTTTCCAGAAGGTGATAACTATTATTTAGCAGCAGGTTATTTATGTTCTAAAATTTGTTTTGAATTTCTTAAAGCAACTAATCCTACTCTTAATTTTCAGGTAGTTAATATAAATAACTTACCTTGGATTCAGTTGGATGAAGAGAATTGTAAAAGAGTAAATGAGTTAGTGAAAAAATTAGTTGAATATAGCAAGTTTGATTGGGATTCTTACGAAACCTCATGGGACTTTACTACATTAACACTGCTCGAAGAAAAATATCGCAAGTCAAATTTAGCAGACACTTATAAAGGACTACGCACTCATTGGCAACAAATGACCAATGACATGCAACACTTAGAAGAAGAGAATAACCGCATTTTTATCGACGCTTATGGCTTACAAGATGAGCTTACGCCAGATGTTCCGCTAAAAGAAATGACTTTGACCAGTAACCCATACTATCGTTATGGTGGCGTCAAGACAGACGATGAGCTGGAGGCGTTATTGCTAGCCGATACCATGCGTGAGCTGATCTCTTATGCAGTCGGCTGTATGTTTGGTCGCTATAGCTTAGACAAGCCTGGGCTGATACTTGCCAATCAAGGTGACAAAATAGAGCAGTACTTTGAACAGATACCTGATCCAAGCTTCATGCCTGATAAAAACAACGTTATTCCTATCTTAGACGATGGTTGGTTCAGCGACGATATTGTTGAGCGCTTCCGTAAATTCATTAAGGTAGCTTTTGGCGAAGAGCAGTATGAGAGCAATATGCAATTCATTGAACAGTCGCTTGGCAAGAATGACAAGCCACGTGATATTCGTGACTATTTCTTAAAAGACTTCTATGACGATCACGTAAAACGTTATAAGAAACGTCCAATATATTGGCTATTTACCAGTGGTAACTTCAGTGCGCTTATCTACATGCATCGCTATCAGCCCGATACGGTAAGTATCGTGCTCAATGACTATCTACGTGAGTTCCGTACTAAGCTTAATGCTTATAAAGACCAGCTTGATACGATCAAAATTAGTAGTAGTCAAAGCCAAAGTGAAAAAACAAAGGCAATAAAGAAGCTAGAAACTACTACCAAAATGATTACTGAGATGGAAGAGTATGAGCGCGATGTACTCTATCCATTAGCGACCAAACAGATCGACATAGACTTAGATGATGGCGTAAAAGTAAACTATCCTAAATTTGGTAAAGCATTAAAGAAAGTAACGGGGCTTAGCTAA